One window of Flavobacteriales bacterium genomic DNA carries:
- the secDF gene encoding protein translocase subunit SecDF, protein MQNKGALWVFTILLTLACLWQLSFSIFTGKFERNAGKVAAEYADSVMAVPANKAMDHDSVLLTYQNRYIREHDEEIAYPGLGYTYKECKEKEINLGLDLKGGMAVTLEVDIPDLVDNLSGNSEDPAFRNALTTARRRLTSSNKDFITLFDEEFKKAAPNGSLAAIFSTQDNTTMFPRESNNEQVIASLREQAQIALINTEKILRTRIDKFGVAQPSIQKQSLSGRIQIELPGVKDKDRVRNVLQSTANLEFWETFDNNDVYMKLSEANDRLAVMLHPEMAREDSSKKARKEALAADTLNTATTDTTTADSTVVPSEDSLADALTTDSLGNDTALTDAESLAKSPLLNKDRLQLNIMNNQVVRGDVVGYAAVSDTATVNKLLRMAPPKSPDPSQVMKLAWGAKPMRMGTADGKDRDFLALHALRGPRGGKPKLDGSYITDARQDFDMKGDAEVSMQMNAEGGQKWKLMTGENVGKQIAIVLDGYVVSAPNVMGEIPGGRSSITMGGADDRNKQLEEATDLANVLKAGALPAPARIIDETVVGPSLGAENISRGMWSFLLSIFMVMAFMVLYYNGSGWVANVALLSNIFILLGTLASIQASLTLPGIAGIILTVGMAVDANVLINERIREELRHGKAVKTAVDLGYKHALSAILDSNITTFAMALILYFFGGGPVKGFATTLAIGILTSLFTAIFISRLIIDRRLEKGKSLSFWHNWNKNIFADLNMDFMSKRFVMYAVSGVIIIAGLVSMFTRGFNYGVDFSGGRQYVVKFDKPVDVEQVRGALEGAFNTEGSARSSVNVKTYGGSDQVKITTNFMINTATTGADQIVEGKLNGALAQLGGAPPIESRKVDPVISDDIRNKSVWAVGLSLVFIFMYILLRFRNWKFGLGAVLSLVHDALIVMGVYSIFYSMMPFSMEIDEQFIAAILTVIGFSINDTVVVFDRIREYLQDHRRDPWGQVFNKAINSTFGRTINTSLTVLIVLLVIFIFGADSIRGFVFAMLVGIGVGTYSSIFVASAIVVDLHKDEIPVKTK, encoded by the coding sequence ATGCAGAATAAAGGTGCGCTCTGGGTGTTCACCATCCTGTTGACGCTCGCTTGCCTCTGGCAGTTATCGTTCTCGATCTTCACAGGCAAGTTTGAACGGAACGCCGGCAAGGTGGCGGCGGAATATGCCGATTCGGTCATGGCCGTCCCGGCCAACAAGGCCATGGACCACGACTCCGTGCTGCTGACCTATCAGAACCGATACATCCGTGAGCACGACGAGGAGATCGCCTATCCGGGCCTCGGCTATACCTACAAGGAGTGCAAGGAGAAGGAGATCAACCTCGGTCTTGACCTTAAGGGCGGTATGGCGGTCACCTTGGAAGTGGACATCCCCGACCTCGTGGACAACCTGAGCGGCAACAGTGAGGACCCGGCATTCCGCAATGCCCTCACCACCGCCCGTAGGCGCCTCACGAGCAGCAACAAGGATTTCATCACCCTGTTCGACGAGGAGTTCAAGAAGGCCGCCCCGAACGGGAGCCTCGCGGCCATCTTCAGCACGCAGGACAATACCACGATGTTCCCGCGCGAAAGCAACAACGAACAGGTGATCGCGTCTTTGCGTGAACAGGCCCAGATCGCATTGATCAACACCGAAAAGATCCTTCGCACCCGTATTGACAAATTCGGTGTGGCGCAACCCAGCATCCAGAAGCAGAGCCTCAGCGGCCGTATACAGATCGAACTGCCCGGGGTGAAGGACAAGGACCGTGTGCGGAACGTGCTTCAGAGCACCGCCAACTTGGAATTCTGGGAGACCTTCGACAACAACGACGTGTACATGAAGCTCTCCGAGGCTAATGACCGCCTCGCCGTCATGCTGCACCCGGAAATGGCCCGCGAGGACAGCAGCAAAAAAGCAAGGAAGGAAGCTCTGGCTGCGGATACATTGAATACGGCCACGACGGACACCACAACGGCGGACAGTACGGTCGTGCCGTCCGAGGACAGCCTCGCTGATGCGCTTACCACCGACAGCTTGGGCAATGATACCGCCCTTACCGACGCAGAAAGCTTGGCCAAGAGCCCGCTCCTCAACAAGGACCGCCTTCAGCTCAACATCATGAACAACCAGGTGGTGCGCGGTGACGTGGTGGGCTATGCAGCAGTCAGCGATACCGCCACCGTGAACAAATTGCTCCGCATGGCCCCGCCCAAGAGCCCGGACCCCAGTCAGGTGATGAAGTTGGCCTGGGGCGCAAAGCCGATGCGGATGGGCACAGCGGACGGGAAGGATCGTGATTTCCTCGCCCTGCACGCACTGCGTGGCCCGCGCGGAGGGAAGCCCAAGTTGGACGGTAGCTACATCACCGATGCCCGACAGGACTTCGACATGAAGGGCGATGCCGAGGTGAGCATGCAGATGAACGCTGAGGGCGGCCAGAAATGGAAGCTCATGACCGGCGAGAACGTAGGGAAGCAGATCGCCATCGTCCTGGACGGCTATGTGGTCTCCGCGCCTAACGTGATGGGCGAGATCCCCGGTGGCCGAAGCAGCATTACCATGGGCGGTGCCGACGACCGTAACAAACAACTGGAGGAGGCCACTGACTTGGCCAACGTGCTCAAGGCCGGTGCTCTGCCAGCCCCCGCCCGCATCATCGACGAAACCGTGGTCGGCCCCTCGCTCGGTGCCGAGAACATCAGTCGCGGCATGTGGTCCTTCCTGTTGTCCATCTTCATGGTGATGGCCTTCATGGTGCTCTACTACAATGGCTCCGGCTGGGTGGCCAACGTGGCCCTGCTCTCCAACATCTTCATCCTTCTGGGCACATTGGCCTCGATCCAGGCATCCCTTACGCTGCCCGGCATCGCCGGTATCATCCTCACGGTGGGTATGGCCGTGGACGCGAACGTACTGATCAACGAACGGATCCGGGAGGAACTCCGGCATGGCAAAGCGGTGAAGACCGCCGTGGATCTGGGCTACAAGCACGCACTTTCCGCGATCTTGGACTCCAACATCACCACGTTCGCCATGGCCCTCATCCTCTACTTCTTCGGAGGCGGCCCGGTGAAAGGCTTTGCGACCACCTTGGCCATCGGTATCCTTACCTCGCTCTTTACCGCCATTTTCATCAGCCGCCTGATCATCGATCGCCGGTTGGAGAAGGGCAAGTCGCTCAGCTTCTGGCACAATTGGAACAAGAACATCTTCGCCGACCTCAATATGGACTTCATGAGCAAGCGGTTCGTGATGTACGCGGTGTCCGGTGTCATCATCATTGCCGGTCTGGTCTCCATGTTCACCCGCGGCTTCAACTACGGCGTCGACTTCTCAGGAGGTCGGCAGTACGTGGTGAAATTCGACAAGCCGGTGGACGTGGAACAGGTCCGTGGCGCCTTGGAAGGTGCCTTCAACACGGAAGGCTCCGCCCGCAGCTCCGTGAACGTGAAGACCTATGGCGGAAGCGACCAGGTGAAGATCACCACCAACTTCATGATCAACACGGCCACTACGGGTGCCGACCAGATCGTTGAAGGCAAGCTGAACGGTGCGTTGGCGCAGTTAGGCGGTGCACCGCCGATCGAATCCCGGAAGGTTGACCCCGTGATCAGTGACGACATCCGCAACAAGTCCGTGTGGGCCGTGGGCTTGTCCCTCGTCTTTATCTTCATGTACATCCTGCTGCGGTTCCGGAACTGGAAGTTCGGCCTTGGCGCCGTGCTCTCACTGGTACATGATGCGCTCATCGTCATGGGCGTGTACTCCATCTTCTACTCCATGATGCCGTTCAGCATGGAGATCGATGAGCAGTTCATCGCCGCCATCCTAACAGTGATCGGTTTCTCCATCAATGACACCGTGGTGGTGTTCGACAGGATCCGCGAATACTTGCAGGACCACAGGCGTGATCCGTGGGGGCAGGTGTTCAATAAGGCCATCAATTCAACGTTCGGCCGTACCATCAATACCTCGTTGACGGTGCTGATCGTGCTGCTGGTGATCTTCATCTTCGGTGCCGATTCCATCAGGGGCTTCGTCTTCGCGATGCTGGTGGGCATCGGCGTGGGCACCTATTCCTCCATTTTCGTGGCCAGTGCCATCGTGGTGGACCTGCACAAGGACGAGATCCCCGTGAAAACCAAGTGA
- a CDS encoding VCBS repeat-containing protein: MIAKPLLLLLCVAPLYSLAQADLTFNPTVPVQRAGVPMPMAWAGGLNFPQVSTIDLDQDGLLDILLLDRSGDKPIFLLNTGTPGQATYMPTHTYDNVYPFPLLHDWALLRDYNCDGMADIFAYTSGAFAVYRNTSDASGLSFTLVDDQVGSNYVPTVSPNLYISNVDMPGIADMDGDGDLDILTFSIWGSNYLEFHKNLSMELYGTCDSLAYEVRSRCWGGFQESISGNAITLNAPCADNVPNPELPVHDEGSNFPSERAHSGSTVLPLDLDGDGDMDLILGDFLSPDLTGLINGGTLAHANMISTDTLFPIYDQRVYFEQFLAPFFVDIDGDGKRDLVVAPNSSSAAENAHGIWYYRNTGTDAAPVFNFQQDDLFQGDMLDFGEGARPVLFDHNSDGLMDLVVANEGYYLAGGFYSGKLALLENTGTPTAPLFNLITDDYAQLSGLGFGPGMHPAFGDVDGDGHPDMIIGDGDNNGDNSGRLHFFHNTSGGPVAQFQLTQALMTDDNGTVIDVGANATPQLFDLDGDGLLDLIVGERNGNLNYYRNAGTAQAPSWHLESQLLGAVRVNEYWSTTGYSVPFLYMDGQGQKKCISGSESGGIHLYDGITGNEGGSWNLVDSVWGELHEGGRTAVALYDFTGDGQLDAVIGNYRGGLSFWSSGIWTGVDAAIPETAENVFSLAPNPANSTVDILMHTPLVPNMRVELFDDLGPDRPRVPC, from the coding sequence GTGATCGCCAAGCCCCTCCTCCTTCTCCTCTGCGTTGCACCGCTTTATTCCTTGGCGCAGGCCGACCTCACCTTCAACCCTACGGTCCCTGTGCAGCGCGCGGGCGTCCCGATGCCCATGGCCTGGGCGGGCGGACTGAATTTTCCACAGGTCTCCACCATCGATCTGGACCAGGACGGACTGCTGGACATACTCCTATTGGACCGTTCCGGTGACAAGCCGATCTTCCTGCTCAACACGGGCACCCCGGGCCAGGCCACCTACATGCCCACCCATACCTATGACAACGTTTACCCCTTCCCCTTGCTTCATGATTGGGCCTTGCTCCGGGATTACAATTGCGACGGCATGGCGGACATCTTCGCCTATACAAGCGGGGCCTTCGCAGTATATCGGAATACCAGTGATGCCTCGGGCCTATCCTTCACCTTGGTGGATGACCAGGTGGGAAGCAATTACGTTCCAACGGTCAGCCCGAATCTCTACATCAGTAATGTGGACATGCCCGGGATCGCGGACATGGACGGTGACGGGGACTTGGACATACTGACCTTCAGCATCTGGGGATCCAACTACTTGGAGTTCCACAAGAACCTGAGCATGGAGCTGTATGGCACCTGTGACAGTTTGGCCTATGAGGTCCGGAGCCGGTGCTGGGGCGGCTTTCAGGAATCCATCTCCGGGAATGCCATCACGTTGAACGCACCCTGCGCGGACAACGTGCCCAACCCGGAACTGCCCGTTCATGACGAAGGCAGCAACTTCCCCTCCGAACGCGCCCATTCAGGGAGCACTGTGCTGCCATTGGACCTGGACGGGGACGGGGACATGGATCTGATCCTTGGCGATTTTCTTTCACCCGACCTTACCGGTCTGATCAACGGGGGCACCTTGGCGCACGCCAACATGATCTCCACGGATACGCTGTTCCCTATCTATGATCAACGGGTCTATTTCGAACAATTCTTGGCTCCTTTCTTCGTGGACATCGACGGCGATGGCAAACGCGACCTTGTGGTGGCACCGAATTCCAGTTCGGCCGCGGAGAATGCGCACGGTATCTGGTACTACCGGAACACGGGCACGGACGCGGCCCCCGTCTTCAATTTCCAGCAGGACGATCTTTTCCAAGGGGATATGTTGGACTTTGGCGAGGGTGCGCGCCCCGTGCTTTTCGACCACAACAGCGACGGCCTGATGGATCTGGTGGTGGCCAATGAAGGTTACTATCTGGCCGGTGGCTTCTACAGCGGCAAGCTGGCCTTGTTGGAGAACACCGGCACCCCAACGGCGCCATTGTTCAATTTGATCACCGACGACTATGCGCAGCTGTCCGGGCTGGGCTTCGGTCCGGGCATGCATCCCGCCTTCGGTGATGTGGACGGCGACGGGCATCCGGACATGATCATCGGGGACGGTGACAACAATGGGGATAACTCCGGCAGGCTGCATTTCTTCCATAACACCTCCGGCGGTCCCGTCGCGCAATTCCAACTGACACAGGCACTGATGACCGACGATAACGGGACGGTGATCGACGTTGGCGCAAATGCCACGCCCCAACTTTTCGACCTGGACGGAGACGGGCTTCTGGACCTGATCGTAGGCGAGCGCAACGGGAACCTCAATTATTACAGGAACGCAGGCACTGCACAGGCTCCATCTTGGCATTTGGAGAGCCAGCTCTTGGGCGCCGTCCGAGTGAATGAATACTGGAGCACCACTGGTTACAGCGTACCGTTTCTGTACATGGACGGCCAAGGTCAAAAAAAGTGCATATCGGGAAGTGAGTCCGGCGGTATCCATCTATACGATGGCATCACCGGTAATGAAGGCGGCTCCTGGAACCTGGTCGACAGCGTTTGGGGGGAGCTTCATGAAGGTGGCCGCACTGCCGTGGCGCTGTATGACTTCACCGGCGATGGCCAGCTCGATGCGGTGATCGGCAACTACCGGGGCGGATTGAGCTTCTGGTCCAGCGGCATTTGGACGGGTGTTGACGCAGCAATACCGGAAACCGCGGAAAATGTGTTCAGTCTTGCACCCAACCCGGCCAACAGTACTGTGGACATCCTTATGCACACCCCCTTAGTCCCGAACATGCGGGTTGAGCTCTTCGATGATCTGGGTCCGGATCGTCCTCGGGTTCCCTGTTGA
- a CDS encoding twin-arginine translocase TatA/TatE family subunit, with translation MGVLLFLDVSGGELLVVLLFVLLFFGSKGVPDVARTMGRALRQFRDATADVQREIEKGASDVKKGFEEQRKTFRIEPPEHAASQKQADAHVVPAAPPTPEEPIDISVEAKLSEEGGSLGK, from the coding sequence ATGGGCGTACTTCTTTTTCTTGATGTCAGTGGCGGCGAACTGCTCGTCGTGCTGCTCTTTGTCCTGCTTTTCTTCGGAAGCAAGGGTGTGCCTGATGTGGCCCGCACCATGGGCCGTGCGCTCCGCCAGTTCCGCGATGCTACGGCCGACGTGCAACGAGAGATCGAGAAAGGCGCTTCAGACGTGAAAAAGGGGTTCGAGGAGCAGCGAAAGACCTTTCGCATTGAGCCACCAGAGCATGCCGCGTCCCAGAAGCAGGCCGATGCCCATGTGGTCCCCGCTGCACCGCCAACGCCCGAGGAGCCGATCGACATCTCCGTCGAGGCAAAGCTCTCTGAGGAAGGTGGATCACTGGGGAAGTAG
- a CDS encoding glutamine synthetase III encodes MTPPNLRFKALSDVLGRQPKHVQRPSSRISDYFGSNVFNEGAMRMFLTEDAYRAVRSAIERGERIDRRLADQVASGMKEWAASKGATHYTHWFQPLNGSSAEKHDAFFEPLGDGRSIERFDGGMLVQQEPDASSFPSGGIRNTFEARGYTAWDPGSPAFLINQTLCIPTIFVSYTGEALDFKTPLLRSVRALDEAATAVCRYFDKNVGKVIATLGWEQEYFLIDESFYFARPDIMMAGRALFGHGPARGQQLEDHYFGSIPERTQAYMRDFETEALQLGIPVKTRHNEVAPNQFECAPVYEEMNLAVDHNMLLMDVMEKTARKHDMRVLFHEKPYAGVNGSGKHNNWSLATDTGVNLLRPAKTPKENIQFLAFFVSTIAAVHDHADVLRASIASANNDHRLGANEAPPAIISVFIGEYLTGLLDELEKSVKASMSPASKTELKLDIGRIPQVLLDNTDRNRTSPIAFTGNKFEFRAVGSSANCAAAMTVLNTVVAAQLKAFKISVDALIAKGVKKDEAILRTIRDLIAKSKPVRFEGNGYGEEWKEEAAKRGLRNVVDTPRALDAWAGKATMKVFKEMGVLTDKEIKARHDIELHSYTLKVQIESRVCADMAMNHVLPAAVHYQNRLITNVQGLRGILGKEAGEQASATQLDLIQRISGHIEQLRALSVSMTEARKTANVLDDQRAKAIAYCDTVKPFLDLIRYHSNKLELLVDDELWPLPKMRELLFTR; translated from the coding sequence ATGACCCCCCCCAATTTGCGTTTCAAGGCCTTGTCCGATGTGCTCGGTCGGCAACCCAAGCATGTTCAGCGCCCCAGTAGCCGGATCAGTGACTATTTCGGCTCCAATGTGTTCAATGAGGGGGCCATGCGGATGTTCCTCACCGAGGATGCATACCGCGCCGTGCGTTCCGCCATCGAACGGGGCGAACGGATCGACCGCAGACTCGCCGACCAAGTGGCCAGCGGCATGAAGGAATGGGCTGCGAGCAAGGGCGCTACGCACTACACCCACTGGTTCCAGCCCCTCAATGGCTCCAGCGCCGAGAAGCACGATGCCTTCTTCGAACCCCTAGGGGACGGGCGCAGCATTGAACGTTTCGATGGAGGGATGCTCGTGCAGCAGGAGCCGGACGCGAGCAGTTTCCCCAGCGGAGGGATCCGCAACACGTTCGAAGCCCGGGGATATACCGCTTGGGATCCCGGAAGCCCGGCCTTTCTCATCAACCAGACCTTGTGCATCCCCACGATCTTCGTCAGCTACACCGGTGAGGCGTTGGATTTCAAGACCCCTCTTTTGCGCTCTGTCCGGGCATTGGACGAGGCGGCCACCGCCGTGTGCCGCTATTTCGACAAGAACGTGGGAAAGGTCATCGCCACGCTCGGTTGGGAACAGGAGTATTTCCTCATCGATGAGTCGTTCTACTTTGCCCGGCCGGACATCATGATGGCCGGGCGGGCGCTCTTCGGCCACGGCCCTGCACGCGGGCAGCAGCTGGAGGATCATTATTTCGGCAGCATTCCCGAGCGCACCCAGGCCTATATGCGCGACTTCGAGACCGAGGCGCTTCAGCTTGGTATCCCCGTGAAGACCCGGCACAACGAGGTGGCCCCGAACCAGTTCGAGTGTGCCCCGGTATACGAGGAGATGAACCTCGCCGTGGATCACAATATGCTCTTGATGGACGTTATGGAGAAGACCGCGCGCAAGCACGACATGCGCGTGCTATTCCATGAGAAGCCTTATGCCGGGGTGAACGGCAGTGGAAAACACAATAACTGGAGCCTCGCCACCGATACGGGGGTGAACCTGCTGCGGCCAGCGAAAACGCCTAAGGAGAACATCCAGTTCCTGGCCTTTTTCGTCAGCACCATCGCCGCGGTCCATGATCATGCCGACGTCCTGCGCGCCAGCATCGCCTCCGCCAATAACGACCACCGGCTCGGGGCCAACGAAGCTCCTCCAGCGATCATCAGCGTCTTTATCGGCGAGTACCTCACGGGGCTGTTGGACGAACTGGAGAAAAGCGTGAAGGCTTCCATGAGCCCGGCCAGCAAGACCGAACTGAAGCTGGACATTGGCAGGATCCCACAGGTACTACTGGACAACACCGACCGCAACCGCACTTCGCCCATCGCTTTCACCGGCAACAAGTTCGAGTTCCGGGCCGTGGGTTCCAGCGCCAACTGCGCTGCTGCCATGACGGTGCTGAACACCGTGGTCGCCGCCCAGCTCAAGGCTTTTAAGATTTCCGTGGACGCCTTGATCGCCAAAGGCGTCAAAAAGGATGAGGCCATTTTGCGGACCATCCGCGACCTTATCGCCAAGAGTAAGCCAGTGCGCTTCGAAGGCAACGGATATGGGGAGGAATGGAAGGAGGAAGCCGCCAAGCGGGGTCTCCGGAACGTGGTGGATACACCGCGCGCCTTGGACGCATGGGCCGGGAAGGCCACGATGAAGGTGTTCAAGGAAATGGGCGTGCTCACCGATAAAGAGATCAAGGCGCGCCATGACATTGAGTTGCACAGCTATACGCTCAAGGTGCAGATCGAGTCCAGGGTCTGTGCCGATATGGCGATGAACCATGTACTGCCGGCGGCCGTGCACTACCAGAACCGGTTGATCACGAACGTGCAAGGCCTGCGGGGTATTCTGGGCAAGGAGGCCGGGGAACAGGCCTCTGCCACACAACTCGACCTGATCCAACGCATCAGCGGGCATATCGAGCAGCTCCGGGCCTTGAGCGTGTCCATGACCGAGGCGAGAAAGACGGCCAACGTCCTGGACGATCAACGTGCCAAAGCCATCGCATACTGCGATACGGTGAAGCCCTTCCTGGACCTGATCCGCTACCACAGCAACAAGCTGGAGCTTCTGGTGGACGATGAACTCTGGCCGTTGCCGAAAATGCGGGAACTGCTCTTTACCCGGTGA
- the mdh gene encoding malate dehydrogenase → MKITVVGAGNVGATCADACARKELGTEVVLLDIKEGFAEGKALDIWQTAPISLFDSRPVGSTNDYSKTANSDVVVITSGLPRKPGMSRDDLIATNAGIVKSVTENVVQHSPNAVIIVVSNPLDVMTYCAFLNSKFPAQRVFGMAGILDTARYRAFLATELGVSPKDIQAVLMGGHGDTMVPLPRYTTVGGIPVTELIEKDKLDTIVERTKKGGGEIVNLLGTSAWYAPGTAAAQMVEAIVRDQKRVFPVCAWLQGEYGLKDVYLGVPVILGRNGIERIIELKLTKEELALTQESAQSVKEVMAVLDRMNVPA, encoded by the coding sequence ATGAAGATCACAGTAGTAGGGGCCGGCAACGTCGGAGCAACATGCGCCGACGCTTGCGCACGCAAGGAGCTCGGGACCGAGGTGGTCCTGCTCGACATCAAGGAAGGTTTCGCCGAGGGCAAGGCGTTGGACATCTGGCAGACCGCTCCCATCAGCCTCTTCGATTCACGCCCGGTGGGCAGCACGAATGACTATTCCAAGACGGCCAATAGCGATGTGGTGGTGATCACCAGCGGCCTGCCCCGGAAGCCGGGAATGAGCCGTGATGACCTCATCGCGACCAATGCGGGCATCGTGAAGTCCGTCACTGAAAACGTGGTGCAGCACTCCCCGAACGCCGTCATCATCGTGGTGAGCAACCCGCTCGACGTGATGACCTATTGCGCCTTCCTCAATAGCAAGTTCCCCGCGCAGCGCGTCTTCGGCATGGCCGGCATCTTGGACACCGCCCGGTACCGCGCCTTTCTGGCCACGGAGCTCGGGGTGAGCCCGAAGGACATTCAGGCCGTGCTCATGGGCGGCCATGGCGATACCATGGTGCCCTTGCCGCGCTACACCACCGTTGGTGGTATCCCGGTTACGGAACTGATCGAAAAAGACAAGTTGGACACCATCGTTGAACGCACTAAAAAAGGTGGCGGTGAGATCGTGAACCTGCTGGGCACTTCCGCCTGGTATGCACCTGGCACGGCCGCCGCGCAAATGGTGGAGGCCATCGTCCGCGACCAGAAACGGGTGTTCCCGGTCTGCGCTTGGTTGCAAGGGGAATACGGCCTGAAGGACGTGTACCTCGGCGTGCCCGTGATCCTCGGCCGCAACGGCATCGAACGCATCATTGAACTGAAGCTCACCAAGGAGGAGCTGGCCCTCACCCAGGAAAGTGCCCAGTCCGTGAAGGAGGTGATGGCCGTGCTGGACCGCATGAACGTGCCTGCATAG
- a CDS encoding OmpA family protein: MRKFVACFTFVLVCVAGAMAQSKQAEEADEAFNKGFFYNAIEMYKKAYTTEKKAGEKAVLIFKVAQAYRALGDGENAQVWYEKANKAQYPDPITYYYIGEALKEQGKYADAIAAYNKYKEKNPGDMRADASLASCQLAQTWKDTPSRYKVDPEVLLNSPQYDFSAAFSDKRNTDVVFVSSRPAATGTESDGIVGESFTDLFASSRDKLGKWSEPVRLEPNINTAGAEGSATFNNKRNMMYFTRCPHEKKKAFGCDIWVSKKVGNNYSDPVMLPLKPEQGKKDTTMVTIGQPTLSKDETLLVFASNMNGGQGGKDLWKVGLDKNGMPTGAVTNLGKEINTPKDEMFPFLRDNGDLYFSSNGITGMGGMDIFHAEKTGDATWGHVENMKSPMNSSGDDFSIIFDGDEERGFFTSNRPGGKGEDDIWRFYVPDLVFALQGVVKDKVTGDPLQDAKVEVVGTDGSNFNALTDENGGFNFEENGKDRYINENTSYTVRASKAQYLVVNDQITTVGLTESTTFVKEYLLQPVAPDKAIALPEVLFDLGSAALRPEGKDSLQTLYQTLVDNATIIIELAAHTDSRGSDKSNITLSQNRAQSCVNYLISKGIDPARMVAKGYGETRPRITDAEIAKMATTEEKEAAHQKNRRVEFTVKSFDFVPKANEPMVPESN, from the coding sequence ATGAGGAAGTTCGTAGCCTGCTTCACATTCGTTTTAGTTTGCGTTGCCGGCGCGATGGCGCAGAGCAAGCAGGCCGAAGAAGCCGATGAGGCCTTCAACAAGGGATTCTTCTACAACGCCATCGAGATGTACAAGAAGGCGTACACCACCGAGAAGAAGGCAGGCGAAAAGGCCGTCCTCATCTTCAAGGTAGCTCAGGCCTATCGTGCTTTGGGCGATGGGGAGAACGCTCAAGTGTGGTATGAGAAGGCCAACAAAGCCCAGTACCCGGACCCCATCACCTACTACTACATCGGTGAGGCCCTCAAGGAACAAGGCAAGTACGCCGACGCCATCGCGGCATACAACAAGTACAAGGAGAAGAACCCCGGCGACATGCGCGCGGACGCCAGTTTAGCCTCCTGTCAGCTCGCACAGACCTGGAAGGACACGCCATCCCGCTACAAGGTGGATCCCGAAGTGCTGTTGAACAGCCCGCAGTACGACTTCAGCGCGGCATTCTCCGACAAGCGGAACACCGACGTGGTCTTTGTAAGCAGCAGGCCCGCCGCGACAGGCACGGAGTCCGACGGCATTGTCGGTGAAAGCTTCACGGACCTTTTTGCCAGCAGCCGCGACAAACTCGGCAAGTGGAGCGAGCCCGTGCGCCTTGAGCCCAACATCAACACGGCAGGTGCGGAAGGCAGTGCTACCTTCAACAACAAGCGGAACATGATGTACTTCACCCGTTGCCCGCACGAAAAGAAGAAGGCCTTCGGTTGCGACATCTGGGTGAGCAAGAAGGTGGGTAACAACTACAGCGATCCTGTGATGCTCCCGCTCAAGCCGGAACAGGGAAAGAAGGACACCACCATGGTCACTATCGGCCAGCCCACGCTTTCCAAGGATGAAACCTTGCTCGTTTTTGCCAGCAACATGAATGGCGGTCAGGGCGGCAAGGATCTGTGGAAAGTGGGCTTGGACAAGAACGGCATGCCCACGGGAGCAGTTACCAATCTCGGGAAAGAGATCAACACGCCCAAGGACGAGATGTTCCCCTTCCTTCGCGACAATGGTGATCTTTACTTCTCCAGCAACGGTATCACTGGCATGGGCGGCATGGACATCTTCCACGCGGAGAAAACAGGCGATGCGACATGGGGCCACGTGGAGAACATGAAGTCCCCAATGAACAGCAGTGGCGACGACTTCAGCATCATCTTCGATGGTGACGAGGAGCGCGGCTTTTTTACCAGCAACCGCCCCGGCGGCAAAGGTGAGGACGACATCTGGCGCTTCTACGTGCCCGACCTGGTCTTCGCGCTGCAAGGGGTGGTGAAGGACAAAGTGACCGGAGACCCGCTTCAGGACGCCAAAGTGGAAGTGGTGGGTACCGACGGCTCCAACTTCAACGCGCTCACTGACGAGAACGGAGGGTTCAACTTCGAGGAGAACGGCAAGGACCGTTACATCAACGAGAACACGAGCTACACCGTTCGTGCGAGCAAGGCCCAATATTTAGTGGTGAACGACCAGATCACCACCGTGGGCCTCACCGAGAGCACCACCTTCGTGAAGGAATATCTCCTGCAGCCCGTGGCACCGGACAAGGCCATAGCCCTGCCGGAAGTGCTCTTCGATCTGGGCAGCGCCGCCCTCCGTCCAGAAGGAAAGGATTCGCTCCAGACCTTGTACCAGACCTTGGTGGACAACGCCACCATCATCATTGAGCTCGCCGCCCACACGGACAGCCGGGGCAGCGACAAGAGCAACATTACCCTGTCCCAGAACCGGGCACAGAGCTGCGTGAATTACCTCATCAGCAAGGGCATAGATCCCGCGCGCATGGTGGCCAAGGGCTATGGTGAGACCCGCCCCCGCATCACCGATGCTGAGATCGCCAAGATGGCGACCACCGAGGAGAAGGAAGCCGCGCACCAGAAGAACCGCCGCGTGGAATTCACCGTGAAAAGTTTCGACTTCGTGCCCAAGGCGAACGAGCCCATGGTGCCGGAGTCTAATTAG